The segment ATTACGAAAACCAAGTTGGGTATTGCTACCGCTGTAAAAATGTAGTTGAGCCATATATCTCTAAACAATGGTTTGTCAAATCTGAAATCGCCGATGAAGCTATCAAAAGTGTAAATGAAGGCGGAGCAAAATTCTACCCATCACATTGGATAAATAGCTTTAATGCTTGGATGAGAGAGTTAAAAGATTGGTGTATAAGCCGTCAATTATGGTGGGGACACCGAATTCCGGTATTTTACTGCGAATGTGGCCATGAGTGGGCCGATGAAGATGAAAAACCACTCAAATGCCCAAAATGTGGTGGAGATAAATTCACCCAAGACCCCGATGTGCTTGATACTTGGTTTTCTAGTGGGCTTTGGCCTTTTAGCACACTTGGCTGGGGAAATGGTAATGCGCTGAAAAATGAGAAGTGGCTTGAGAGTGATTTAAGCGAATTTTATCCAAATTCCATGCTAATTACCGGATTTGATATACTATTTTTCTGGGTGGCTAGAATGATGTTTCAAAGCAACAACGCCTTAGGAGAGCTACCTTTTAAAGATATATATCTACACGCTCTTGTCAAAGACAAAGATGGCAAAAAGATGAGCAAATCAAGCGGAAATATAATAGACCCACTAGATATGATCGATGAGTATTCAGCCGATATACTTCGCTTTACGCTAACTATCTTATGCGCTCAAGGTCGTGATGTCAGAATGAGCGATGAGCAGATGGTTTTAAGCCGAAATTTCACCAACAAATTATATAACGCTACTAAATTCTTGCGTATGAATGTAGATAAATTCAGCGATCTTGATGAAAATGCCGTGCATACAGAGCTAGGCAAATATATACTAAATCGCTTTAAAATCGCTATAAACGAAACAAGAAAAGCACTTGATAGCTATAGATTTAATGACGCAGCAGATAGGGTGTATAAATTCCTATGGGATGAGTTTTGTGATTGGGGGATTGAGCTATCAAAAGCCGATAAGAGCGCAATTAGCGAGCTTGGCTCTATTTTCAAAGAGAGTATGAAATTACTAAGCCCATTTATGCCTTTTATCAGCGAGTATCTATATCACGAATTAAGCGGCACAAATTTAGAAAATTCTACCTCCATAATGATCTCTAAATACCCAAAAGCTAGCAAAATAGATGAAGCTATCATATCTAAATTTGAGCTAATAATCGAAGCCATAATAAGCATTCGCCGTGCTAAAGCAACGATAGACCAAGGCAACGCCAAAATCTCAAAAGCCTTTATAAAATTAAATAGCAATCTTGATATCGCTAGCTACCTAAACTTTATCAAACTACTTGCTAAATGTGAAAATGTAGAGATAACAAAAGATATTATCCCTAATTCCGCTAGAGATGTGAGCGAGAATTTAGAGAGCTTTATACCGCTTTCTGGCGTGGATACAACGGCCATTATAGCACGACTAAACTCACAAAAATCAAAGCTTGAAAAAGAGATAGCTAAGCTTGAAAATATGCTAAATAATGAAAAATTCGTAGCAAATGCCCCTGAAAGTGTGCTTAAAACCAATCAAGAGGGCCTAGCCACCGCAAAAGCTAAATTTGAAAAAGTATGTAGTGAGCTAGAAAGTTTGGAAAATATTTAGGATAAAAGAATATAAGATGGAAAAAAAAGATTTAGCTAGTATTTTTGGCGTAGAGACTAAAAATATTATACCAAGTGGAGGTAATGATAATATAAAATATTATGATATAGATGACAGAGTAGATGTTAAAGAAATACCTGATGATTTCCATCTTTTATTTAAAAATATTATACAAATTTCTCTAAATTGCGGCGGCAAGTTTGAAAACTGTTCTTTTAAAAATAAAATTTTTTTAAAAAAAATTTTATTTTTAAATCCTTGCGAGTTTAAAAATTGCGTATTTGATAATAATTATTTAAGCATAATATCTAGTTCTCAATTTTTGGGATGTAGCTTTGAAAATATAGATAATTTTTTAGAATTTGCTAGTAAAAACACTTTTAAAGAATGTGTTTATAAATCAGATTTAAAACTTTGTGGAAATGAAGAAAAAGAATATCAAAAAAAAATAAAAATATCAAATTTTACTTTTCATAATAAAGTGGAATTTATAGGACAGACATTTAAAGATGAAGTCCGCTTTGATAAAGTGATATTTGAAGATGAAGTAGATTTTACTCATTCTATATTTAACAAAAACATTGTTTGCTATGAATGTGAGTTTAAAAAACAGCTTAACTTTGAGAATTGTAAATTTATTGAAACCGCTGATAATAGTTTAAGTTTTAAAGAAGTAAAGTTTCATGATATTATAACTTTTAAACATTCTGTATTTGATGCAGAAGTTAATTTTGATAATTTTACTTTTAATAATAAAGCTGATTTTAGTAAATCCACTTTTGAAAAAAAAGCTTCTTTTAAACACTGTACGTTCAATAATTTTTTTGATTTTTCAGAGATACATTTTAAAGATAATGTTTATTTTGATGATAGCGATTTTAATGAATTTGCGGCTTTTCATCTTTGTGTGTTTGAAAAGACAGCATCTTTTTATAGGACAAAGTTTAATGTGATACCAAATTTTAGCCCAGGGGATTTTAAAGGAATTCTAAATATAAACAATGCTACTTGGGGAAAAAACGGCAACCTAGAATTTGAAGATGTAAGAAGTATAGTAAAAGAAGCTTATGGCAAAATTAAAACAGAAAAAGAATTAGAAACAATAAGAAATATAAAAGATTCTTTTCGTGCTATCAAAAATATTTTAATACAAAAAAACGATCAACTAGACGCACAGAAATTTCACAAAGCTGAGTTATATTGTAAGGAGTTAGAATTAGAAGAAGAAAATAAAAATTTTTCTACTTATATAGATAGTTTGCTTTTAAGATTTTATAGAAATACTAGCGACCACCATACGAATTTTTTAAAAATTTTGAATTTTACTGTGTTTTGCATAGCCGTTTATGCTGTTTGTAGTTTTCTTTTTGTGAATATATATACAGCTACATTTTTTGGGGAAACTGGATTTTTTGGCAAGAATACTAGTGAAGGTATTTTTTCTTGGCTATATATAGGTTTAATTTTCTTAGCAATTATAATTTTGTTTTCGATGCTTAAAGATTGTGAGCCAATAACATTTTTTAGATATTTATGTTTATTTATTATATTTGCTTTAGTGGCTGTATTTGTAAATAATTATTCTCCCACAATTGCTAAATTTTTATTATTATTATTTTGCATAATAGCATTTTCATTGTTATTAATAATAAAAATAGAGAAGGGATTGCAATTATTTTTTTTCTTGTACTTATGCTTTTGCGCAATTCCAGTATTATTATCAATTGTTTATTTTATCTTAGATATAGACAAAAATTATGTGTTTAAAATAACTATACCATCAATAATTTCTACTTGTTTTTGTTTAGTTATATTTTTTTCATATTCATTAGAAGAAAAATATCTGCGTAAAAGAAAATATAAAAATTTGATCTTACCGGTTTTTAAATGTTTTGTTTGGGGTATTGTCGCTTTTGTATTATATTTACAACCACAGCTGATAAATCCTTTTGTAGGTGTATTTAAAAGTGATGAGATACTATCGACAAACTACTTTGAGAAAAAACTAAATGATTTAAATGTTAGTGAGATTATAAAAATTTCAAATTTGTTAAAAAATAGCACAGATTTAAATCTTACAGGAGTACATAAAGAAATAATAGATTTAAACACTATAACAAATACAGAAATAATAAACGCAAAAGAACTAATAAAACAAAATCTAAAAGAAATAAATATTACCAATAATGAGCTAAATACCACAATAAATAATCTAAAAGAAGTAAAAGACCTTCAAGAGTATTTAGTAAATGGAATAAAATCAAGCTCGCTTGTGTATTCTATAATTTTACTTTTATGCCTTTACTCGCTAACAAAAACAGCTAGAAAAAACTCAATAGTCCCTATATAAAAAGAGATAAATAATGATAGAAATAAATAATTTAAGCAAAAGTTACGGCAAAAATGAAATTTTAAGTGGAATTTCAACTCATATCAAAAAAGGTGAAATCTTCGCTATCGTCGGTCATAGTGGTGCTGGCAAGAGCACACTTTTACGCTGTATAAATGGGCTTGAGAGTTATCAAAGTGGTAGCTTGAAGGTGCTAGGGCGTGAGATAAATTCATTAAATGAAAACGCTCTTAGAGAGCTTAGAAAAGATATCGGTATGATATTTCAACACTTTGCTTTAATGAGTAGAAAAACGGTTTTTGACAATATCGCTATGCCGCTGCGTGTGTGGGGCTATGATGAAAAAGCTATAAAAATCCGTGTTGATGAGCTTTTGGAGTTAATAGGATTAAAAGATAAATCTAAAAGCTATCCAAGTCAGCTAAGTGGCGGCCAAAAGCAAAGAGTTGCTATAGCTAGGGCTTTAGCGCTTAGCCCAAAAATATTATTAAGCGATGAAGCCACAAGTGCGCTAGATCCAAACACCACAAAGCAAATTTTAAGCCTACTTAAAGAGATAAATGAGCGCCTTGGCATCACAATCGTGCTAGTCACACACGAAATGGAGGTTGTAAAAAGCATAGCCAATAGAGCTATTTTACTCGAACAAGGCTTAATCACAAATTCAGGCTCAATTGTAGAGCTATTTTTAAATCCTAATAAAAATATGAAAAACTTCCTAGGCGAAGAGGAGATTTTGCCAAATACTGGCGTAAATATCAAAATCTTTTTCCCGCCAAATGTAGCAATGCATAGTATCATAACCAATATGGCTAGAGAGCTTGATATTGATTTTAACATAGTTTGGGGAAAATTAGAAAAGCTAGGTGGTAGCGTTCTTGGTAGCTTGGTTATCAATGTAGAACCAAAATATGAGCTTAAAGTAGAAGAATTCATCAAAAATTCAGGCGCTCCATATGAGATTATAAAGGGGGAGTAAATGATATCAAAATTGCTTTTTGAAGCCACGATTGATACCTTATATATGGCTTTTGTATCTACGCTTTTGGCTTTTATTATAGGTCTTGGACTGGCTATAATCTTAGTTATAACCTCTAAAAACGGCTTAAAACCAAATAGAGCTATTTATAATACTCTAGATATCGCAGTCAATACACTTAGAAGCTTTCCATTTATAATTCTTATAATTGTCTTGTTTCCATTAACTAAATTTATAGTTGGTACCAGTATTGGCACGACAGCAGCCATAGTCCCGCTCACTATCGGTTCAGCACCATTTATCGCTAGATTAATCGAAAATGCGATGAATGAAGTAGATAGTAGCATTATAGAAGCAGCATTAAGTTATGGAGCCACCAAAACACAGATAATATTTAAGGTTATATTTATAGAAGCGTTGCCAAGCATTATAAATGCTATCACACTTACACTTATAGTTGTGATCGGATTTACCGCTATGGCCGGTGCCGTTGGTGGTGGTGGCCTTGGTGATGTAGCTATGAGATATGGATTTCAAAGATTTCGCCCAGATATTATGGCATATACGGTAATTATCTTGATAGTAATGGTTCAAATAATCCAAAGTAGCGGAAATTTTTTATATAAAATAACAAAAAAGTAATAAAATTTAATTTTTATCCGATATTATATATATCTAAGTTTTAAGGAGTCAAATATGTTATCAGGTATAAGTGGCAGTGCTGATACTCAATTAGCAGTGAGTACCTCAGCGCTTAAAAAATCAATGGATGTAGAGCAAACTGCGATGAATAACATCTTAAATGGCACAGTTGGTGCAAATAATATGCAAAGCCCTAGCTCAGCAGCAATTAGCAATCCTACGCAATTTGTCCAAAATGAAGCCGCAAAGGCTGGTAGATTAGATATCTACGCTTGATACAAAGAGGCTTTGGCCTCTTTGTATAGATCATTTTAAACTAAATTTACAAATTCCAGCAATGATCTATCGGCCCATTTCCATGTCCGATAGATAGATTGCTTTTTAGAGCGTTTGTTACATAATCTTTTGCATTTTTCACAGACTCTTCTATGCTAAGTCCATTTGCGATATTACACGCAATAGCCGATGAGAGCGTACATCCGGTGCCATGAGTATTTTTCGTATCTATTCTATCAGCTTTAAATTCACTAAATTTACCATCTTTATATAGCAAATCAGTCGCATCGCCAATAGCATGACCACCCTTTATAAGAACGCTATCACAACCATAACCCTTAATTTTCATCGCCGCTAAACGCATATCATCTATATTTTTTATCTCAATACCGCTTAATATGCTAGCTTCAGGCAAATTTGGTGTTACGATTTGAGCCATACCGATAAGCTCCTCTATATAAAGATTTACAGCACTCTCATCCATCAATCTAGCCCCACTTGTCGCTACCATCACAGGATCCAAAACTATATTTTTACAATCATACTCTTTTAAAGATTTTGCCACTGAACGCATAATATCAGCATTTAAGAGCATTCCTAGCTTAATTGAATCTGGCGTAATATCACTCAAAACTGCATCTAATTGCGCTTTGACAAATTCACTAGAACAACCCAAAATTCCGCTAACTTCTCTAGTATTTTGCGCTGTCAATGAGACGATAACAGCCATGGCATAGAGCTTATGAGCGGTTATGGTTTTAATATCGGCTTGAATTCCAGCTCCACCCGATGGGTCTGAACCGGCTATAGATAGGACTTTTTTCATATATTTCCTTTACATTATATTAAATTTATAATCCATTTTGTATAATACCAAACCAAATTTAACACCAAAGGATAATCATGAAAAAACTACTCGCTATAAGCTTAGTTGCGACAAGCCTTATAAGCTCTGTATTTGCTCAGACTTTAAAAGTTGGCGCTACCCCGATTCCACACGCTGAGATACTTGAATTTATCGCTCCAGAACTTAAAAAATCCGGCATAGAGCTAGATATCAAAGTATTTAATGACTATGTAATACCTAATATCGCAGTTGAAGATGGCGATTTAGATGCTAATTTCTTCCAACATATCCCATATTTAAATGAATTTAATAAAAATAAAGGCACTCATCTAGTTAAAACTGTTGGTGTTCATTTAGAGCCAATGGGTGTTTATAGCAAAAAGATAAAATCTCTAAACGAGCTAAAAAATGGTGCTATTGTAAGCATCCCAAATGACCCTACAAATGAGAGCCGTGCTTTGGATGTTTTGGCTTCTGCTAAATTAATTGAGCTAGATACAAATACACAATTACGCACTCCATTAGATATAACCAAAAATCCTAAAAATCTTAAATTCAAAGAGATTGAAGCCGCTACCTTACCACGCACTTTAGATGATGTAGATATCGCCGTGATAAATACAAATTTCGCTATGAATGCCAACCTAAACCCTACAAAAGATGCGATAGTTATAGAGTCTAAAGATAGCCCATATGTCAATATCTTAGTTGTAAAAGATGGTAACCAAAATAGAGATGAGATAAAAGCACTCAATAAAGCTCTTCAAAGCCAAGCTGTTAAGGATTTTATAGCTAATAAATATAAAGGCTCTATAGTCCCAGCTTTTTAAATTTACTTTTAAGCTATTTTTGGGGTTATATTAGATATAATTAACCCCAAATTTTTACAAATTAAGGATATAAAATGTCAAAAAAATGCGCTATTACAGGCAAAGGCCCTATGGTTGGAAACAATGTAAGCCACGCTAACAACAGAACAAAAAGAAGATTTATGCCAAACCTTCGCACAGTGCGTGTAACGCTAGAAGATGGAACAACTAGAAAGATTAAAGTTGCAGCTTCTACACTAAGAACTATGAAAAAACAATCAAAATAACCATATAAAGAGGGATTTATGTCTTTGATAAAAAAGATTAAGAAATTCCTCAATTGGGCCGATGAGTCCAAACCTGAATACAATCTAAATACAGAACTCTATCAGCAGTTAAAAGCCTTTCGTCTCCCTATTATTTTTGTAGTTTTGATGATGCTTTTTGGGACGCTTGGCTATATGATTACTACTGGATTTACACTCGTTGATGCAATCTATCAAGCCGGAATGACATTTACCACTGTTGGTTTTACTGAAGTTTCGCACATTAATACTGCTGGACGCCTTTTTACAATACTTTTTATACTCATAGGATTTGGACTATTTACATTTTCTTTGGGTCTTGTAATTGAAGTTATCAAAAAAGGAGTCTTAACAAAGATCTTAAAGGAAAGAAGTATGATATATAAGATCGCAAGACTTAAAAATCACTTCGTTATCTGCTATCACAATCTCTATACTATTGAATTATCAAGACAATTTAGGGAAAATCATATTCCATTTGTGGTTATAGATAGCAAAGAGGATTTAGCTCAAATAGCTGAAACTTATAAATATCCATATTATATAATTGATGAACCTCACACTCAATCAGCAATCTTAAAATCCCATCTCTCAAGCGCCAAAGGATTAATCACCCTTAGCCCAAATATCGCTGATAATATCGCTTTGATAGCTACAGTTAGACTATATGAAAAGGAGCTTGGTAGAGTAAAGCCCTATTTTATTATGACAAATTCAGATAATGATAGCGATACTCAAAAGCTCATTAAGCTAGGTGCAGACTCGGTGGTTAGCCCATCTAAGCTAGTAGCGCAGCGAATTTCAGCTATGAGTGTTAGACCAGATATGGAGAATATATTAGAGCAGTTTTTATACAAAAAAGACTCTCCAATAGATATAGAAGAGATAAAGGTTCCTGAGGCTTCGTGGATGAGATTTAAAAGAATCAAAGAAACTCACCTAAGAAAGCTTACAAATGCCGATATCGTAGGAATCACAGATCAAAATAGTAAATTTATACCGATGCCAAATGGAGATACGCTAATTGGCACCGGCTCAAAGCTCTTAGTTATCGGTACAGCTGAGAGTATCAGAGCTACAAAGCGTTTAGTTTTTAGTAAATACAAACCAGAGGAGCTAAAGTATGTTTAATCTAATTAGTCTTAAAAATGGCCTTGAAAATGTAGATGGATTTTTTTTTGGTGGTGTTAGCACTGGATTAAAAGCAAATGGCGATAATGATTTAGGATTTATAAGGTCAAATGAGCCATTTATGGTTTCAGCCAAATTCACATCAAACAAATTTCAAGCCGCACCGATAATCCACTTCAAACGCTATGAAAATGGCTTTAAATCAAATTTTTTACTCTTAAATTCAAAAAATGCTAACGCAATGACAGGCAAAAATGGAGTAGATGATATTGATGAAATTTTCAAAACTTTAAATTCCAAAACTCCATTAATCAATCCAATTATGAGCTCCACAGGCGTAATCGGCTATAGATTAAATCAAGAGAAGATAAAATCCGGATTTGATAAATTTGATCTAAATCAAAGGGATAGCGACGCAGTTGCTAGAGCGATTATGACTACTGATAGCTTTAAAAAAGAGATTGCTTTTAGAGTTGAATTAGATAACAATAAAAGCTTTAATATAGCTGCTATCTGTAAAGGTGCCGGTATGATAAATCCTGCATTTGCTACTATGCTTTGCTTTATTCTAACTGATGCTAATATCCCGCAAAGCGATATGGACGAGCTGCTAAATGATACTACAAAGCATAGCTTTGATGCTGTTAGCGTAGATGGTGATACTAGCACCAATGATACTTTAATGCTGCTTAGTTCAGGCAAAAGCGGAGTCTATGATAAAGAAGCGTTTAAATTCGCACTTGATAAGATCACCCTAGAAATGGCTCTAAATTTAGTCAAAGATGGCGAAGGTAGCACTAAGGTTGTAGCATTTAAGGTTAAAGGTGCAGCTAATTGCGATGAGGCTAGCAAAGCAGCCAAAGCCCTTTCAAATTCACTTCTAGTTAAAACGGCGATTTTTGGCGAAGATCCAAACTGGGGTAGAATCGCCTCTACAATCGGTGCTAGCGGAGTTGAGTGCGATCCAGATAGGCTAGTTATACATTATAATGATATCTTGGTTTATGATATCAATAATCCTGAGCTTGATGAGATTAGAGAGCAAAAAGCTCATAATGTAATGAAACAAGATAGCTATCAAATAATATGCGATTTAGGTATAGGCGAAGGCGAATTCACCGCTTATGGATGCGATTTAGGGCATACATATGTCAAAATCAACGCCGATTATAGATCGTAAATTGGCTTGGTTTAAGTATCTTTTTTGTATAATATTGCGATTTTAAATTTAAAAGGAGCGTAAATGCTACACGAATATAGAGATTTAATCACAGAATTAAAAGGTAAAAATGCCCACTTTGATGCTGTTTTTAACAAACATAATGAGCTAGACCAACAAATTCTAGATGTAGAAGAGGGTCGTGAGCATATGGATCAATTTGAGTTAGAAACTCTAAAAAAAGAGAAATTAAGACTCAAAGATGAAGCTTATCATATCTTGATGGAATATAAAAATTCAAAAGCAAACGCATAGATAAATTTGGGCTTTTCGCCCAAATCATTTACTAAATTCAATCTTTTAATTACTCAATATCTTGTTGAAATCAGATATTTTATCTACTTTTAAATCTTTTTATAATATAATATTCTAAATCAATCAATCAAACTTCTAACTTAATATGAGTTTAGAATAGCAAATAAAATTAAGGAAAATACATGTTTGGTTCATCTAAAAAAACTTCACACTATGAGGAGCAAATCGTCGCTCTAAAAAAAGAGCTAGAAGCAAGAAATGCTGAAAATAGCAAACTTCGTGCTGAGTTAAAAGAGCTTATGGCTTCTCAAACCAACCTAAAAGAGTGCGAAATAATAACCGAAATAGCTAAAAGTATGATTGAAGGCGTAAAAGCAAATTCAAGAAATATCCAATCAGGTATAGAGAAAAATCTGGAACTATCTCGTGCATCTATAGATAAAATTGATTTCAATCTAAATAACATTGCCGAATTAAGCCATTCTAGCAACAAATTGATAGATTCTCTAAATGAGATCACAAGCTCAAGCAACAAAACTCGCATAGCAGCTGAAAACCTACACAAAAGTGTTGATGAGATCACTAATGTAATAAATCTAATCAAAGATATATCAGATCAAACAAATCTTCTAGCGCTAAATGCTGCTATAGAGGCGGCTCGTGCTGGTGAGCATGGTAGAGGCTTTGCTGTGGTGGCTGATGAAGTTAGAAAACTAGCTGAAAGAACGCAAAAAGCCACAGCAGAAGTAGAGATGAATATCAATCTATTAAAGCAAAATGCTAGTGATATGTTTGCTCAAAGCGAAGAAGTAGAGAATATCTCTATCGAGTCTAATAAGCATATTGAAGGCTTCATAACTAAATTTGAATTACTAATAAATAATACAAAAGATATAGAAGATAACGCAAAACATATTTCATACGATATATTTACAAGCCTTGTCAAAATCGATCATATGCTATTTAAAACAAATGGTTATAACCAAATTTACACTAAAAATTATGAGCAAATGCCAGATCATACAATGTGTCGCCTTGGCAAATGGTGTGAAGATCGTGGTAAGGCTATCTTTGGCAATCTTCCTGAATTTGGTCAAATTCTTGAACCACATAGTATGGTGCATAAATATATCAACTCCGCTATTAGTCTTGCGGGTAAAGACTTTACCAATAATGCTTCTGTAATTATCAAAGAATTTAAAACTTCTGAAGAGTATTCGCTAAAACTATTTGATATATTTGATGCGATGATATTGGCAAAATCTAGAAAACAACAATAACCAAAATAAGAGAGTGTAGAGCTCTCTTGTATATTAACGCAAGGTCAAATTTGGACTTTTAAAATCAATTAAGGATTAAATTTGAGAGTAGTTATCTTGCTTTCTTTGCTCTATGTAGTCTTAAATAGCTTTGAGCTTAGTAGCACTCAATTAGACAAAGATAACACTCAACTCTCATTCTCACCAATAAATTTAAATGATAATCTATATAAAAACTTAAATATAGAAAATTTCCAAGCATTAACATCACGCTACACTCTTAATCATAAAGATAATAGCGGATTAAATAATATCGATTTTATCAATAT is part of the Campylobacter lanienae NCTC 13004 genome and harbors:
- a CDS encoding CZB domain-containing protein, translated to MLFKTNGYNQIYTKNYEQMPDHTMCRLGKWCEDRGKAIFGNLPEFGQILEPHSMVHKYINSAISLAGKDFTNNASVIIKEFKTSEEYSLKLFDIFDAMILAKSRKQQ
- a CDS encoding YdcH family protein: MLHEYRDLITELKGKNAHFDAVFNKHNELDQQILDVEEGREHMDQFELETLKKEKLRLKDEAYHILMEYKNSKANA
- the argJ gene encoding bifunctional glutamate N-acetyltransferase/amino-acid acetyltransferase ArgJ; this encodes MFNLISLKNGLENVDGFFFGGVSTGLKANGDNDLGFIRSNEPFMVSAKFTSNKFQAAPIIHFKRYENGFKSNFLLLNSKNANAMTGKNGVDDIDEIFKTLNSKTPLINPIMSSTGVIGYRLNQEKIKSGFDKFDLNQRDSDAVARAIMTTDSFKKEIAFRVELDNNKSFNIAAICKGAGMINPAFATMLCFILTDANIPQSDMDELLNDTTKHSFDAVSVDGDTSTNDTLMLLSSGKSGVYDKEAFKFALDKITLEMALNLVKDGEGSTKVVAFKVKGAANCDEASKAAKALSNSLLVKTAIFGEDPNWGRIASTIGASGVECDPDRLVIHYNDILVYDINNPELDEIREQKAHNVMKQDSYQIICDLGIGEGEFTAYGCDLGHTYVKINADYRS